Proteins encoded in a region of the Phalacrocorax carbo chromosome 15, bPhaCar2.1, whole genome shotgun sequence genome:
- the KMT5A gene encoding N-lysine methyltransferase KMT5A isoform X1 — translation MPTHPHTGRRWGIRPAVVPPPWCPPGGGPLPAGRPTHVAGPGRGRAFLPGPPIRTPVALRTDQSVLRELSFKHSSRDLRQSPCEGERAGCGSARQSGGVEAVIGTRLNQWGCGRERGVSLRSGKNMPKARAGGAEEASPENAERKGPGRPRAGGENAFIGQSKICSYLNPNKTPGARPPLQEENSVMYHEVKCQGKTLKETYRKGDEKKNGGNIIEGAMKPEDQKDKESGCNTSVPSSDQNQETVETQKTPLPSGCADEANAKPAQKKMVKAKRGPRRKTQGRTPNRKVTDYYPVRRSSRKSKSELETEERRKIDELITSGKEEGMKIDYIDGKGRGVIATKHFNRGEFVVEYHGDLIEITDAKKREAVYAQDPSTGCYMYYFQYLSKTYCVDATKETNRLGRLINHSKCGNCQTKLHDIDGVPHLILIASRDIKAGEELLYDYGDRSKASIEAHPWLKH, via the exons ATGCCGACCCACCCCCACACCGGACGGCGGTGGGGAATACGTCCCGCCGTCGTCCCCCCGCCCTGGTGCCCGCCCGGAGGGGGCCCGCTCCCGGCGGGGCGCCCTACCCACGTggcggggcccggccgcggAAGGGCGTTCCTTCCCGGACCGCCAATCAGAACGCCGGTTGCCCTTCGCACGGACCAATCAGTGCTCAGGGAACTCTCATTTAAACACTCTTCGCGGGACCTGCGGCAATCTCCGTGTGAAGGGGAGAGGGCGGGGTGCGGCTCTGCGCGCCAATCGGGGGGTGTGGAAGCGGTTATCGGCACACGGTTGAACCAATGGGGTTGCGGAAGGGAGCGCGGCGTCTCCCTGCGGAGCG GGAAGAACATGCCCAAGGCCAgggcgggcggcgcggaggAGGCGAGCCCCGAGAACGCCGAGAGGAAgggccccggccgcccccgggccggcGGG GAGAATGCGTTTATTGGTCAATCCAAAATCTGCAGCTACCTGAATCCTAACAAAACTCCTGGTGCTCGCCCTCCGCTTCAAGAGGAAAACTCTGTCATGTATCACGAGGTGAAATGTCAGGGCAAAACACTAAAGGAAACCTACAGGAAAGGAGATG aaaaaaagaatggtgGCAATATAATTGAAGGTGCTATGAAACCAGAAGACCAGAAAGATAAAGAAAGTGGGTGCAATACTTCGGTGCCCTCCTCTGATCAAAACCAAGAAACTGTAGAAACCCAAAAGACGCCTCTGCCTTCAGGTTGTGCTGATGAGGCCAATGCAAAGCCAGCTCAGAAAAAGATGGTTAAAGCAAAACGTGGACCAAGGAGAAA AACACAAGGAAGAACGCCAAATCGTAAGGTGACAGATTATTACCCAGTTAGAAGAAGTTCCAGGAAGAGCAAATCTGAATTGGAG actgaggagaggaggaaaatagATGAGCTAATTACAagtgggaaggaagaaggaatgAAG ATTGATTACATCGATGGCAAAGGGAGAGGAGTAATCGCTACTAAACACTTTAATCGAGGAGAATTTGTAGTTGAATATCATGGGGATCTCATAGAGATCACTGATGCTAAAAAGCGAGAAGCTGTGTATGCTCAAGATCCATCCACAGGCTGCTATATGTACTATTTTCAGTACCTCAGCAAAACTTACTG TGTTGATGctacaaaagaaacaaaccgTCTGGGAAGACTGATTAATCACAGCAAATGTGGCAATTGTCAAACAAAGCTTCATGACATCGATGGTGTGCCTCATCTCATACTGATAGCTTCCAGAGACATTAAAGCAGGTGAAGAACTGTTGTACGACTATGGAGACAGAAGCAAAGCATCCATTGAAGCTCATCCGTGGCTGAAACACTAA
- the KMT5A gene encoding N-lysine methyltransferase KMT5A isoform X2, whose amino-acid sequence MGLRKGARRLPAERLVSGRELFGDGRGNPAAGGSRAPGRAAAAMAKGKNMPKARAGGAEEASPENAERKGPGRPRAGGENAFIGQSKICSYLNPNKTPGARPPLQEENSVMYHEVKCQGKTLKETYRKGDEKKNGGNIIEGAMKPEDQKDKESGCNTSVPSSDQNQETVETQKTPLPSGCADEANAKPAQKKMVKAKRGPRRKTQGRTPNRKVTDYYPVRRSSRKSKSELETEERRKIDELITSGKEEGMKIDYIDGKGRGVIATKHFNRGEFVVEYHGDLIEITDAKKREAVYAQDPSTGCYMYYFQYLSKTYCVDATKETNRLGRLINHSKCGNCQTKLHDIDGVPHLILIASRDIKAGEELLYDYGDRSKASIEAHPWLKH is encoded by the exons ATGGGGTTGCGGAAGGGAGCGCGGCGTCTCCCTGCGGAGCGGTTGGTTTCGGGGAGGGAGCTCTTCGGGGACGGTCGGGGCAACCCGGCAGCGGGGGGCTCCAGGGCGCCGggccgcgctgccgccgccatGGCTAAAG GGAAGAACATGCCCAAGGCCAgggcgggcggcgcggaggAGGCGAGCCCCGAGAACGCCGAGAGGAAgggccccggccgcccccgggccggcGGG GAGAATGCGTTTATTGGTCAATCCAAAATCTGCAGCTACCTGAATCCTAACAAAACTCCTGGTGCTCGCCCTCCGCTTCAAGAGGAAAACTCTGTCATGTATCACGAGGTGAAATGTCAGGGCAAAACACTAAAGGAAACCTACAGGAAAGGAGATG aaaaaaagaatggtgGCAATATAATTGAAGGTGCTATGAAACCAGAAGACCAGAAAGATAAAGAAAGTGGGTGCAATACTTCGGTGCCCTCCTCTGATCAAAACCAAGAAACTGTAGAAACCCAAAAGACGCCTCTGCCTTCAGGTTGTGCTGATGAGGCCAATGCAAAGCCAGCTCAGAAAAAGATGGTTAAAGCAAAACGTGGACCAAGGAGAAA AACACAAGGAAGAACGCCAAATCGTAAGGTGACAGATTATTACCCAGTTAGAAGAAGTTCCAGGAAGAGCAAATCTGAATTGGAG actgaggagaggaggaaaatagATGAGCTAATTACAagtgggaaggaagaaggaatgAAG ATTGATTACATCGATGGCAAAGGGAGAGGAGTAATCGCTACTAAACACTTTAATCGAGGAGAATTTGTAGTTGAATATCATGGGGATCTCATAGAGATCACTGATGCTAAAAAGCGAGAAGCTGTGTATGCTCAAGATCCATCCACAGGCTGCTATATGTACTATTTTCAGTACCTCAGCAAAACTTACTG TGTTGATGctacaaaagaaacaaaccgTCTGGGAAGACTGATTAATCACAGCAAATGTGGCAATTGTCAAACAAAGCTTCATGACATCGATGGTGTGCCTCATCTCATACTGATAGCTTCCAGAGACATTAAAGCAGGTGAAGAACTGTTGTACGACTATGGAGACAGAAGCAAAGCATCCATTGAAGCTCATCCGTGGCTGAAACACTAA
- the RILPL2 gene encoding RILP-like protein 2 — protein MQQGREEEEEEDGGPERALEKNPFQLTTGDVYDISSVVGRDLLQLSAGSRVPAALARLQFRIVRVLEMLEALVSESSLAEEQLRMERDSLRRELEALRREGSRGSAQQLSLGPDKMVIDLTDPNRPRFTLQELRDVLQERNQLKAQLLVVQEELQCYKSGIISQRRDQTEGLEKEASGHSPGTSKDSEEKTIIKRLFSFKHGK, from the exons ATGCAGCAGGGccgggaagaggaggaggaggaggatggcggGCCGGAGCGGGCTCTGGAGAAGAACCCCTTCCAGCTGACGACCGGGGATGTCTATGACATCTCCTCCGTGGTGGGCCGGgacctgctgcagctcagcGCCGGGTCGCGGGTGCCCGCCGCCCTGGCCCGGCTGCAGTTCAGGATCGTGAGGGTGCTGGAGATGCTGGAAGCGCTGGTGAGCGAGAGCAGCCTCGCCGAGGAGCAGCTGCGGATGGAGCGGGACAGCCTGCGGCGGGAGCTGGAGGCGCTGCGGAGAGAGGGGTCCCGGGGGAGCGCCCAGCAg CTCAGCCTTGGACCAGATAAAATGGTAATAGACCTCACAGATCCAAATCGGCCCCGGTTCACATTGCAGGAGCTGCGAGATGTATTGCAAGAGCGTAACCAGCTGAAAGCTCAGCTTCTCGTGGTGCAAGAGGAGCTACAGTGCTATAAGAG TGGGATCATCTCACAGAGAAGGGACCAAACTGAAGGACTGGAAAAAGAAGCCAGCGGCCATAGCCCTGGCACGAGCAAGGACAGCGAAGAGAAGACAATCATCAAACGGCT gttCTCTTTTAAACATGGAAAATGA
- the SNRNP35 gene encoding U11/U12 small nuclear ribonucleoprotein 35 kDa protein, translating to MNDWAPIAKEYDPLKAGSIDGTDEEPHDRAIWRAMLARYVPNKGVTGDPHLTLFVARLNLQTTEEKLKEVFSRYGDIRKIRLVRDLVTGFSKGYAFIEYKEERALLKAHRDANRLVIDQHEIFVDFELERTLKGWIPRRLGGGFGGKKESGQLRFGGRDRPFRKPINLPNMKNEFYGEGSAEKRNWSREGTRDWRTRDRDHERSRDKRWPERDRSWAWGESERERDSKEERSRGRERKDRDRKDRDRDRSRERDTKKQRDDDKHR from the coding sequence ATGAACGACTGGGCCCCCATAGCAAAGGAGTATGACCCCCTCAAGGCTGGGAGCATTGATGGTACAGACGAGGAGCCCCATGACCGTGCCATATGGAGGGCCATGCTGGCACGCTATGTACCCAACAAGGGAGTTACAGGAGATCCTCACCTCACCCTGTTCGTAGCAAGGCTCAACCTTCAGACCACAGAAGAGAAGTTAAAGGAGGTCTTTTCCCGGTATGGAGACATCAGAAAGATCCGTCTGGTTCGAGACCTGGTCACAGGATTCTCCAAGGGTTACGCATTTATTGAGTACAAAGAGGAGCGTGCTCTCCTGAAGGCCCACAGAGATGCCAACAGGCTGGTTATCGATCAACACGAGATCTTTGTAGACTTTGAACTGGAAAGAACTCTCAAAGGATGGATTCCTCGGAGGCTTGGAGGTGGTTTTGGAGGCAAAAAAGAATCGGGGCAGCTACGGTTTGGAGGACGGGACAGACCTTTCCGAAAGCCCATCAATTTGCCAAACATGAAAAATGAGTTCTACGGAGAAGGATCAGCAGAGAAAAGGAACTGGTCTCGTGAAGGAACAAGGGACTGGAGAACAAGGGACCGAGACCATGAAAGGAGCAGAGACAAGCGATGGCCAGAAAGGGACCGGTCATGGGCTTGGGGTgaaagtgagagagagagggacTCCAAAGAGGAGAGGAgtagagggagggagaggaaggacagAGACAGGAAGGACAGGGATAGAGACCGGAGCAGGGAAAGAGATACCAAGAAACAAAGAGACGATGATAAGCATCGATAG